The following nucleotide sequence is from Streptomyces xiamenensis.
GCGAGCGCGACGCCTTGGCCCGCTTCGCCGCGAAGCGCACCCCACCCGGGCTCTCCCCGACCTCGACCCGCACCACCGTGGACAGCGGATCCACCAGACCCTCGCCCACCTGAAGCACCGAGGTCTCCACGACCCCCAGCTTCCCGAGCGCCGCCCGGGCCGCTTTCAGTTCCTGCTCGGCCGTGTCGCCCTTGATGGCGAGCATCTCGCCGTACGGACGCAGCAACGGAACGCCCCAGCCGGCCAGCCGGTCCAGCGGGGCCACCGCCCGTGCCGTGACCACGTGCACCGGGGTGAAGCTGCCCAGCACCTCCTCCGCCCGGCCCCTGACCACGGTCACATGGTCCAGACCCAGGAGCTCCACGACCTCCTGGAGGAAGTTGGTGCGCCGCAGCAGCGGCTCCAGCAGCGTGATCTCCAGGTCCGGCCGCACCAGCGCCAGCGGAATGCCGGGCAGCCCGGCACCCGAACCGACATCGCAGACCGTCACGCCCTCGGGTACGACCTCGGAGAGCACGGCACAGTTCAGCAGGTGCCGCTCCCACAGCCGGGGCACTTCGCGGGGGCCGATCAGCCCTCGCCGTACCCCGGTGTCGGCCAGCAGTTCCGCATAGCGCACCGCGTCCGGCAGCCGGTCGCCGAACACCTCCGCGGCCACCGCCGGCGGCGGTGACAGCTCGGCGTCCGGCGACGGCCCGGGTGTCGCGTCCCCGCTCACGGCAGGACGACCACGCGGCGCTGCGGTTCCTCGCCCTCCGACTCACTGCTCAGAC
It contains:
- the rsmG gene encoding 16S rRNA (guanine(527)-N(7))-methyltransferase RsmG, which codes for MSGDATPGPSPDAELSPPPAVAAEVFGDRLPDAVRYAELLADTGVRRGLIGPREVPRLWERHLLNCAVLSEVVPEGVTVCDVGSGAGLPGIPLALVRPDLEITLLEPLLRRTNFLQEVVELLGLDHVTVVRGRAEEVLGSFTPVHVVTARAVAPLDRLAGWGVPLLRPYGEMLAIKGDTAEQELKAARAALGKLGVVETSVLQVGEGLVDPLSTVVRVEVGESPGGVRFAAKRAKASRSQRGSRDGWPSRGNRSGRRGR